From Streptomyces durmitorensis, a single genomic window includes:
- a CDS encoding (2Fe-2S)-binding protein, producing the protein MRVNFTVNGRQQEADDVWEGESLLYVLRERMGLPGSKNACEQGECGSCTVRLDGVPVCSCLVAAGQVQGREVVTVEGLADYAKHREDSHPGGACGSVCGGTSLQEARQWQAKGTDGQTGEGGELSPIQQAFIDAGAVQCGFCTPGLLVAADELLERNDSPSDADIREALSGNLCRCTGYEKILDAVRLAAARQEETV; encoded by the coding sequence ATGCGCGTGAACTTCACGGTCAACGGCCGTCAGCAGGAAGCCGACGACGTCTGGGAGGGCGAGTCCCTTCTCTACGTCCTGCGTGAGCGCATGGGCCTTCCGGGCTCCAAGAACGCCTGTGAGCAGGGCGAGTGCGGTTCGTGCACCGTCCGCCTGGACGGCGTACCGGTGTGCTCGTGCCTGGTCGCCGCCGGTCAGGTCCAGGGCCGAGAGGTCGTCACCGTCGAGGGCCTGGCGGACTACGCCAAGCACCGCGAGGACTCCCACCCGGGCGGCGCCTGCGGCTCCGTCTGCGGCGGCACCAGCCTCCAGGAGGCCCGCCAGTGGCAGGCCAAGGGCACCGACGGCCAGACCGGTGAGGGCGGCGAACTCTCCCCGATCCAGCAGGCGTTCATCGACGCCGGCGCCGTCCAGTGCGGTTTCTGCACCCCCGGTCTCCTCGTCGCGGCCGACGAACTGCTCGAGCGCAACGACTCGCCGTCGGACGCCGACATCCGTGAGGCGCTCTCCGGCAACCTCTGCCGCTGCACCGGTTACGAGAAGATCCTGGACGCGGTCCGCCTGGCGGCCGCCCGTCAGGAAGAGACGGTCTGA
- a CDS encoding FAD binding domain-containing protein: MDFLRPASWEEALAAKAEHPTAVPIAGGTDVMVEINFDHRRPEYLLDLNRVAELSEWSVGEETVQLGASVPYTQIMEELRTELPGLALASHTVASPQIRNRGGVGGNLGTASPAGDAHPALLAADCEVEVESVRGSRLIPIDDFYTGVKRNALAADELIKSVHIKKADGPQQYSKVGTRNAMVIAVCAFGIALHPETRTVRTGIGSAAPTPIRAKAAEEFLNAALEEGGFWDSKKIITPSIAKQFAELASGAANPIDDVRGTANYRRHAVGIMARRTLGWTWESYRGNGRSTEGVA; encoded by the coding sequence ATGGACTTCCTTCGCCCCGCCAGCTGGGAGGAGGCGCTCGCCGCAAAGGCCGAGCACCCCACCGCTGTGCCGATTGCGGGTGGCACCGATGTGATGGTCGAGATCAACTTCGACCACCGTCGTCCCGAGTACCTGCTTGACCTCAACCGCGTCGCCGAGCTGAGCGAGTGGTCGGTGGGCGAGGAGACGGTCCAGCTGGGCGCCTCGGTTCCGTACACCCAGATCATGGAGGAGCTGCGCACGGAGCTCCCCGGTCTCGCGCTGGCCTCGCACACGGTGGCCTCCCCGCAGATCCGCAACCGCGGCGGCGTCGGCGGCAACCTCGGCACGGCGTCCCCGGCCGGTGACGCCCACCCGGCGCTGCTCGCCGCCGACTGCGAGGTCGAGGTGGAGTCCGTACGCGGCTCGCGCCTCATCCCGATCGACGACTTCTACACTGGTGTCAAGCGCAACGCGCTCGCCGCCGACGAGCTGATCAAGTCCGTCCACATCAAGAAGGCGGACGGCCCGCAGCAGTACTCGAAGGTCGGCACCCGCAACGCGATGGTCATCGCCGTGTGCGCCTTCGGCATCGCCCTGCACCCCGAGACCCGGACCGTACGGACCGGCATCGGTTCCGCCGCCCCGACCCCGATCCGGGCGAAGGCAGCCGAGGAGTTCCTGAACGCGGCGCTCGAAGAAGGCGGCTTCTGGGACAGCAAAAAGATCATCACCCCCTCGATCGCCAAGCAGTTCGCGGAGCTCGCCTCCGGTGCCGCCAACCCGATCGACGACGTCCGCGGCACGGCGAACTACCGCCGGCACGCCGTAGGCATCATGGCCCGCCGCACGCTCGGCTGGACCTGGGAGTCGTACCGCGGCAACGGCCGCAGCACTGAGGGAGTCGCATAA
- a CDS encoding PucR family transcriptional regulator, which translates to MRLRALLDTDALGLRLLGGEEELDRTVRGVMTTDLRDPSRYLAGGELVLTGLAWRRDASDTEPFVRLLASAGVAALAAGEAELGDIPDDIVEACARHRLPLFAVNERVAFATITEHVVRQVSGERAGDLAAVVDRHRRLMTSGPTGGGPDVVLDLLGTDLDLRAWVLSPAGRAIAGSSAAGPALSTAVCARLAAEHLAAARTGRRGPHRVQVDGTAYSLFPIRSSGRGSASAATAASTAALRDVRETVLSDWLLAVEADAGDWPEERLDLLQGVTQLIAVERDRRDAARTVRRRLAQEVLELVQTGAAPAEIAARLRVAAPVLLPGLGAAPHWQVVVARVEWDGGEIEGGPVAQSLLEEILVDPLSSGPEPSDRIAVAHTGDEAIALVPLPAVSAEHDGSETGLLADSLLESVRDPLSAGLDGDGRLTLGVSASVHSAEGLRGALEEARHARRVAAARPGRVCAAGHQELASHVLLLPFVPDDVRRAFTARLLDPLRDYDRRHRAELIPTLEAFLDCDGSWTRCAARLHLHVNTLRYRVGRIEQLTGRDLSRLEDKLDFFLALRMS; encoded by the coding sequence ATGCGGCTGCGCGCACTCCTTGACACCGACGCGCTGGGCCTGCGGCTGCTCGGCGGTGAGGAAGAGCTCGACCGCACCGTGCGCGGTGTGATGACCACCGACCTGCGCGACCCCAGCCGCTACCTCGCGGGCGGCGAGCTGGTCCTGACGGGCCTCGCCTGGCGCCGCGACGCATCGGACACGGAACCCTTCGTACGCCTCCTCGCGAGCGCCGGGGTGGCGGCCCTCGCGGCGGGCGAGGCCGAGTTGGGCGACATCCCCGACGACATCGTCGAGGCCTGCGCGCGGCACCGCCTGCCCCTGTTCGCCGTGAACGAGCGGGTCGCCTTCGCGACGATCACCGAGCACGTCGTCCGGCAGGTCTCCGGCGAGCGGGCCGGTGATCTGGCGGCCGTCGTCGACCGGCACCGCCGCCTGATGACCTCGGGCCCGACGGGCGGCGGCCCCGACGTCGTCCTCGACCTGCTCGGCACCGACCTGGACCTGCGGGCCTGGGTCCTGTCCCCCGCGGGCCGCGCCATCGCGGGGTCGAGCGCGGCGGGCCCCGCCCTCTCCACGGCGGTGTGCGCGCGCCTGGCGGCCGAGCACCTGGCCGCCGCCCGCACGGGGCGCCGTGGCCCGCACCGGGTCCAGGTGGACGGCACGGCGTACTCCCTGTTCCCCATCCGGAGCAGTGGGCGCGGTTCGGCTTCCGCAGCGACCGCGGCGAGCACGGCGGCCCTGCGTGACGTGCGCGAGACGGTCCTCTCGGACTGGCTCCTGGCGGTCGAGGCGGACGCGGGCGACTGGCCCGAGGAGCGGCTCGACCTGCTCCAGGGCGTCACCCAGCTGATCGCGGTGGAGCGCGACCGGCGCGACGCCGCCCGCACGGTGCGGCGCAGGCTGGCCCAGGAGGTCCTCGAACTGGTCCAGACGGGCGCGGCCCCTGCGGAGATCGCGGCGCGCCTGCGGGTCGCCGCCCCCGTGCTCCTTCCGGGCCTGGGCGCGGCACCGCACTGGCAGGTCGTGGTGGCCCGCGTCGAGTGGGACGGCGGCGAGATCGAGGGCGGCCCCGTGGCCCAGTCCCTCCTGGAAGAGATCCTCGTCGACCCCCTCTCGTCGGGCCCCGAACCGTCCGACCGCATCGCGGTGGCCCATACGGGTGACGAGGCGATCGCGCTCGTCCCGCTGCCCGCGGTCTCCGCGGAGCACGACGGCTCGGAGACGGGCCTCCTTGCCGACTCGCTCCTGGAGTCCGTCCGCGACCCGCTCTCCGCGGGCCTCGACGGCGACGGACGCCTCACGCTCGGCGTCAGCGCGTCCGTGCACTCGGCGGAGGGCCTTCGCGGCGCCCTGGAGGAGGCCCGGCACGCCCGCCGGGTCGCGGCGGCGCGTCCGGGGCGGGTCTGCGCGGCGGGCCACCAGGAGCTGGCCTCGCACGTCCTGCTGTTGCCCTTCGTCCCGGACGACGTGCGCCGGGCGTTCACGGCCCGGCTCCTTGACCCGCTGCGGGACTACGACCGGCGCCACCGGGCGGAGCTCATTCCCACCCTTGAGGCGTTCCTCGACTGCGACGGTTCGTGGACGCGGTGCGCGGCCCGTCTCCACCTGCACGTCAACACGCTGCGCTACCGGGTGGGCCGTATCGAGCAGTTGACGGGTCGTGACCTTTCGCGGCTCGAGGACAAGCTCGATTTCTTCCTGGCACTGCGGATGAGCTGA
- a CDS encoding GntR family transcriptional regulator: MEQARAHDAYRLAVRVPEQVRASSAPAPAPPPARGEHTHGEAAGAAVPAPRKTVRRNSVRGQILDALRAALVGGDLAPGEVYSAPVLGERFGVSATPVREAMQQLAIEGAVEVVPNRGFRVTERSARELGELAEVRALIEVPVMLRLARTVPAARWCELRPLAEASAVAAAGGDLARYAEADRAFHGAVLGLSGNQQLVQVADDLHRRSQWPLVSGPVHARRADLVADAAEHMALLEALAVQDLGVVQTLVREHFAGAGG, translated from the coding sequence GTGGAGCAGGCCAGAGCGCATGACGCGTACCGCCTCGCCGTCCGTGTACCGGAGCAGGTGCGGGCCTCATCGGCCCCGGCCCCGGCCCCGCCCCCGGCCCGTGGTGAGCACACCCACGGGGAAGCGGCGGGAGCGGCGGTGCCCGCGCCCCGTAAGACGGTGCGGCGGAACTCGGTCCGCGGACAGATCCTGGACGCCCTGCGCGCCGCGCTCGTCGGGGGCGACCTCGCGCCGGGCGAGGTGTACTCGGCGCCCGTGCTCGGCGAGCGCTTCGGGGTCTCGGCGACTCCGGTGCGCGAGGCGATGCAGCAGCTGGCGATCGAGGGGGCGGTGGAGGTCGTACCGAACCGCGGCTTCCGTGTCACCGAGCGGAGCGCGCGCGAGCTGGGGGAACTCGCGGAGGTGCGGGCGCTGATCGAGGTGCCGGTGATGCTCCGCCTGGCCCGTACGGTGCCCGCGGCGCGGTGGTGCGAGCTGCGGCCGCTGGCCGAGGCGAGTGCGGTGGCGGCGGCGGGCGGGGACCTGGCCCGGTACGCGGAGGCGGACCGGGCGTTTCACGGGGCGGTGCTCGGCCTTTCGGGGAATCAGCAGCTGGTGCAGGTGGCGGATGACTTGCACCGCCGGTCGCAGTGGCCCCTCGTGAGCGGTCCCGTCCATGCCCGCCGCGCGGACCTCGTCGCTGACGCGGCGGAGCACATGGCTCTGCTCGAGGCGTTGGCGGTGCAGGACCTCGGGGTCGTCCAGACCTTGGTGCGGGAGCACTTTGCGGGGGCGGGGGGCTAG
- a CDS encoding (2Fe-2S)-binding protein, translating to MSVPTLAKRAPSALADAYARLTEVFPGLRVTELDDLGEYAQAPQGGGWVTASRLAEGGADLDAFMAWDESQVLKDYGQAGRPDVIASFALHRYAWPATLLITMPWFLHRRVPRYPVQNVSFQRTLGRLAVRSTGFACLPDDPAASLPGARVVPDEEALRGEVRAAVAEHLGPLLDAFGPRMRRRSRALWSVATDEIVEGLWYIAHLLGEEQRATAELERLLPGATKPYVGTAGFRELRGPNGESLPTRDRASCCMFYTLRPEDTCVTCPRTCDAERVERLSAAAAA from the coding sequence ATGTCCGTTCCCACCCTGGCCAAGCGCGCCCCGAGCGCCCTCGCGGACGCCTACGCACGCCTCACCGAGGTGTTCCCCGGACTGCGCGTGACTGAGCTCGACGACCTCGGCGAGTACGCACAGGCCCCACAGGGCGGCGGCTGGGTCACCGCCTCCCGGCTCGCGGAGGGCGGGGCCGACCTCGACGCCTTCATGGCGTGGGACGAGTCACAGGTACTGAAGGACTACGGACAGGCGGGGCGTCCGGACGTCATCGCCAGCTTCGCGCTGCACCGCTACGCCTGGCCGGCCACCCTCCTGATCACCATGCCGTGGTTCCTGCACCGCCGCGTGCCCCGCTATCCCGTACAGAACGTCTCCTTCCAGCGCACCCTCGGCCGCCTGGCCGTCCGCAGCACGGGCTTCGCCTGTCTGCCCGATGATCCGGCCGCCTCGCTGCCCGGCGCCCGCGTCGTGCCGGACGAGGAGGCGCTGCGCGGGGAGGTGCGGGCCGCCGTCGCCGAGCATCTGGGACCGCTCCTGGACGCCTTCGGGCCCCGGATGCGGCGCCGTTCGCGCGCCCTGTGGAGCGTCGCGACGGACGAGATCGTCGAGGGGCTCTGGTACATCGCCCATCTCCTCGGCGAGGAGCAGCGCGCCACGGCCGAGCTCGAACGGCTGCTTCCGGGCGCCACCAAGCCGTACGTGGGGACGGCGGGCTTCCGTGAGCTGCGGGGGCCGAACGGCGAGTCCCTGCCGACGCGTGACCGCGCGAGCTGCTGCATGTTCTACACGCTGCGCCCCGAGGACACCTGTGTGACCTGCCCGCGCACCTGTGACGCGGAGCGCGTCGAGCGCCTCAGTGCCGCCGCGGCGGCCTGA
- a CDS encoding DUF2637 domain-containing protein codes for MRLTDISLDWLLPGGVLLLGMLVAVAVLARGKRAGQKAAASASSDDTWERSEERRRRKEAVYGTASYVLLFCCAAVAAALSFHGLVGFGRQNLNLTGGWEYLVPFGLDGAAMFCSVLAVREASHGDAALGSRLLVWTFAGAAAWFNWVHAPRGLGHAGAPQFFAGMSLSAAVLFDRALKQTRRAALREQGLVPRPLPQIRIVRWLRAPRETFGAWSLMLLEGVRTLDEAVEEVREDRREKERTRTTRRDREKLERAQLKAISRGHRSIPGRGQGRQVDLPAVAPATGSAQVGADPAIAAQPQEQLPLRSRPSLQAVKNGSEPVTVDLTAEDDTQTLPRLDSLEQKLKDLEQQFG; via the coding sequence ATGAGACTGACCGACATATCGCTGGACTGGCTGCTTCCGGGTGGCGTCCTGCTCCTGGGCATGCTGGTGGCGGTGGCGGTACTCGCACGCGGCAAGCGCGCCGGCCAGAAGGCGGCCGCCAGTGCCTCCAGCGACGACACCTGGGAACGCAGCGAGGAGCGCCGCAGGCGCAAGGAAGCCGTCTATGGAACGGCCTCGTACGTTCTGCTGTTCTGCTGTGCGGCGGTCGCCGCCGCACTCTCCTTCCACGGCCTGGTCGGCTTCGGTCGCCAGAACCTCAACCTCACCGGCGGCTGGGAGTACCTGGTCCCGTTCGGGCTCGACGGCGCGGCGATGTTCTGCTCCGTACTCGCCGTGCGCGAGGCGAGCCACGGCGACGCGGCCCTCGGCTCGCGGCTCCTGGTGTGGACGTTCGCGGGCGCGGCGGCGTGGTTCAACTGGGTGCACGCGCCCAGGGGCCTCGGCCATGCGGGTGCCCCGCAGTTCTTCGCCGGGATGTCGCTGTCGGCCGCGGTGCTCTTCGACCGCGCGCTGAAGCAGACCCGCCGCGCGGCACTGCGCGAACAGGGCCTGGTGCCCAGGCCGTTGCCGCAGATCCGGATCGTGCGGTGGCTGCGCGCGCCCCGGGAGACCTTCGGCGCCTGGTCGCTGATGCTCCTCGAAGGCGTACGCACCCTGGACGAGGCGGTCGAGGAGGTCCGCGAGGACCGGCGCGAGAAGGAGCGCACCCGGACCACCAGGCGGGACCGGGAGAAGCTGGAGCGTGCGCAGCTCAAGGCGATCAGCCGCGGCCACCGCAGCATCCCCGGCCGTGGCCAGGGCCGCCAGGTCGACCTGCCGGCGGTCGCGCCGGCCACCGGGTCCGCGCAGGTCGGCGCGGACCCTGCCATAGCGGCGCAGCCGCAGGAACAACTGCCGCTGCGCTCCCGTCCCTCCCTCCAGGCCGTGAAGAACGGCTCTGAACCCGTCACCGTCGACCTCACCGCCGAGGACGACACCCAGACGCTGCCACGGCTCGACTCCCTGGAGCAGAAGCTCAAGGATCTGGAGCAACAGTTCGGCTGA
- a CDS encoding ATP-binding protein translates to MTRQVRGGGPIHLGTSSPKARDEPTDKKPDELHRAQLRRRLGRSDLRAVPEVRGALRELLRSWGRPGRSEIAELLTSELVTNALVHTDRDAVLTATLRPGRLRVEVRDFVGRRPKLCVPNADFSTHGRGLMLVQSLADAWGVRAHGVGKVVWFELDGGPA, encoded by the coding sequence ATGACAAGGCAGGTAAGAGGGGGCGGTCCCATTCATCTCGGGACTTCTTCGCCGAAAGCAAGGGACGAGCCGACCGACAAGAAGCCGGACGAGCTCCATCGGGCTCAACTCCGGCGCCGATTAGGGCGATCCGACCTGCGGGCGGTGCCTGAAGTGAGAGGTGCGCTGCGCGAACTGCTCCGGTCCTGGGGGAGGCCCGGAAGATCCGAGATAGCCGAGTTGCTGACCAGCGAACTGGTCACGAACGCACTGGTGCACACCGACCGGGATGCCGTCCTGACGGCGACCCTGCGGCCCGGCAGGCTGCGGGTCGAGGTCAGGGACTTCGTGGGGCGCCGCCCGAAGCTGTGCGTGCCGAACGCCGACTTCAGCACGCACGGCCGCGGCCTGATGCTCGTGCAGTCCCTCGCCGACGCGTGGGGTGTGCGGGCGCACGGGGTCGGGAAGGTGGTGTGGTTCGAACTGGACGGCGGCCCGGCCTGA
- a CDS encoding alpha-mannosidase — protein sequence MHDDRLLVEGRLERALRQFIRPAQYADRVPLALSVWHAPGEPVPVAEAIDASYDPFETGTEWGKPWSTSWFRLRGQVPESWRGRHVEVVVDPGFTGEGPGFQAEGLVYDAAGVPIKGIHPRNRHITVASCAQGGEPVHLLLEAAANPAVLHDFEPTPLGDVLTAGDRPIYRFASADLAVLDEDVWQLTLDIEVLSELMYELDAARPRRHEILRALERALDALDLHDVSGTAAAARAELTEVLASPAHASAHRVSATGHAHIDSAWLWPLRETVRKASRTFANVTALAQDYPELVFACSQAQQYAWVKEHQPHIWERIKKAVADGNWSPVGSMWVESDANMPGGEALARQITHGMRFFREELGVETEEIWLPDSFGYTAAFPQLAKLAGVRWFLTQKLSWNQSNKMPHHTFWWEGIDGTRVFTHFPPVDTYNSQIHGAELAHAEKNFTEKGRASRSLVPFGWGDGGGGPTREMLEKARRLRSLEGSPRVEIERPSAFFAAAEEEYGARAPVWSGELYLELHRATYTTQAATKRGNRRTEHALREAELWCTAAAVRDPAYVYPYSTLDRLWKTVLLHQFHDILPGSSIAWVHREARDTYERVLAELDEITAAAVRSLGPGGPAALNASPYARSEVVTADDGTLVHVDVPALGSKSLEEAASYTRETGATALLADGEIQLLNEHLRVAIDADGLLTSVHDVDAQREVLSPGARGNLLQLHPDHPTHYDAWDLDKHYRNTHTDLTDAESVELVEDGPLRVAVRVVRAFGESRITQEIRLAAGSRRIDVVTEVDWQESEKVLKAAFPLDVHAERSAAEIQFGYVHRSTHANTGWDAARFEICAHRWLRVAEEAYGVAVLNDSTYGHDVTRAPHGDGLGTTVRLTLLRAPHSPDPETDLGVHRFTYALLPGATTGDAVAEGLALNLPLRIAAAPVLPSLVSVDNPAVTVESVQLADDGSGDVVVRLYESRGGRAAAALTTSFAVSAAEVTDLLERPLEPAHTDDAGLVLALRPFQILTLRLRPA from the coding sequence GTGCACGACGACCGACTGCTGGTGGAGGGACGCCTGGAGCGCGCCCTGCGGCAGTTCATCCGCCCCGCCCAGTACGCGGACCGTGTGCCGCTCGCCCTCTCCGTCTGGCACGCGCCGGGCGAACCCGTCCCCGTCGCCGAGGCCATCGACGCCTCGTACGACCCCTTCGAGACGGGCACCGAGTGGGGAAAGCCCTGGTCAACCAGTTGGTTCCGGCTGCGCGGTCAGGTGCCCGAATCCTGGCGCGGGCGCCATGTCGAGGTGGTCGTCGACCCCGGCTTCACCGGTGAAGGGCCCGGCTTCCAGGCGGAGGGGCTCGTGTACGACGCCGCGGGCGTGCCCATCAAGGGCATTCACCCCCGCAACCGCCACATCACCGTGGCGTCCTGCGCACAGGGCGGCGAGCCGGTGCACCTCCTCCTGGAGGCGGCCGCCAACCCGGCCGTTCTGCACGATTTCGAACCCACGCCCCTGGGCGACGTACTGACCGCGGGCGATCGCCCCATCTACCGATTCGCGTCTGCCGATCTCGCCGTACTGGACGAGGACGTATGGCAGTTGACACTGGACATCGAGGTCCTTTCGGAGCTGATGTACGAACTGGACGCCGCCCGTCCGCGGCGTCACGAGATCCTGCGCGCCCTGGAGAGGGCGCTCGACGCGCTCGATCTGCACGACGTGTCGGGTACCGCGGCGGCGGCCCGCGCCGAGCTGACGGAGGTCCTCGCGAGCCCCGCCCACGCCAGCGCGCACCGCGTATCGGCCACCGGGCACGCCCACATCGACTCGGCCTGGCTGTGGCCCTTGCGCGAGACGGTGCGCAAGGCTTCCCGCACCTTTGCCAATGTGACGGCCCTCGCCCAGGACTATCCCGAGCTGGTCTTCGCCTGCTCACAGGCCCAGCAGTACGCCTGGGTCAAGGAGCACCAGCCGCACATCTGGGAGCGCATCAAGAAGGCCGTCGCGGACGGGAACTGGTCACCGGTGGGCTCCATGTGGGTCGAGTCGGACGCCAACATGCCGGGCGGCGAGGCCCTGGCTCGGCAGATCACGCACGGGATGCGCTTCTTCCGCGAGGAGCTGGGGGTGGAGACCGAGGAGATCTGGCTGCCGGACTCCTTCGGCTACACCGCCGCCTTCCCGCAGCTGGCGAAGCTCGCAGGCGTCCGCTGGTTCCTCACGCAGAAGCTGAGCTGGAACCAGTCCAACAAGATGCCGCACCACACGTTCTGGTGGGAGGGCATCGACGGCACGCGCGTCTTCACGCACTTCCCCCCGGTGGACACCTACAACTCCCAGATCCATGGCGCCGAACTCGCGCACGCGGAGAAGAACTTCACCGAGAAGGGCCGCGCGTCCCGCTCCCTCGTGCCGTTCGGCTGGGGCGACGGAGGCGGCGGTCCGACCCGCGAAATGCTGGAGAAGGCACGGCGGTTGCGCTCCCTGGAGGGTTCGCCGCGCGTCGAGATCGAGCGTCCTTCGGCGTTCTTCGCCGCCGCCGAGGAGGAGTACGGGGCGCGGGCGCCCGTCTGGTCCGGCGAGCTCTATCTGGAGCTGCACCGCGCGACGTACACGACGCAGGCGGCCACCAAGCGCGGCAACCGCCGCACCGAACACGCCCTGCGCGAAGCCGAGTTGTGGTGCACGGCCGCCGCGGTGCGCGACCCCGCGTACGTCTACCCGTACTCGACCCTCGACCGGCTCTGGAAGACCGTTCTCCTGCACCAGTTCCACGACATCCTGCCGGGGTCGTCGATCGCCTGGGTGCACCGCGAGGCCCGCGACACGTACGAGCGCGTGCTCGCCGAGCTCGATGAGATCACCGCGGCGGCGGTCCGTTCCCTCGGCCCGGGTGGACCCGCCGCGCTCAACGCGTCACCGTACGCGCGCAGTGAGGTCGTCACGGCCGACGACGGCACCCTGGTGCACGTCGATGTCCCGGCCCTGGGGAGCAAGAGCCTCGAAGAGGCAGCCTCGTACACGCGGGAGACCGGGGCGACCGCCCTGCTCGCCGACGGCGAGATCCAGCTCCTGAACGAGCACCTGCGTGTCGCCATCGACGCGGACGGTCTGCTGACCTCCGTGCACGACGTCGACGCACAGCGGGAGGTCCTGTCCCCCGGCGCGCGCGGCAACCTGCTCCAGCTGCACCCCGACCACCCCACGCACTACGACGCGTGGGACCTCGACAAGCACTACCGCAACACGCACACCGACCTCACGGACGCCGAGTCCGTGGAGCTGGTCGAGGACGGTCCGCTGCGGGTCGCCGTCCGGGTGGTGCGGGCCTTCGGGGAATCGCGGATCACCCAGGAGATCCGCCTCGCGGCGGGCAGCCGTCGCATCGACGTCGTCACGGAGGTGGACTGGCAGGAGTCGGAGAAGGTGCTCAAGGCCGCCTTCCCGCTGGATGTGCACGCCGAACGGTCCGCGGCCGAGATCCAGTTCGGGTATGTGCACCGCTCCACGCACGCCAACACCGGCTGGGACGCGGCCCGTTTCGAGATCTGCGCGCACCGCTGGCTGCGGGTCGCCGAGGAGGCGTACGGCGTGGCGGTGCTCAACGACTCGACGTACGGCCATGACGTGACGCGCGCCCCGCACGGCGACGGCCTCGGCACCACCGTGCGGCTCACGCTGCTTCGCGCCCCGCACAGCCCGGACCCGGAGACGGACCTGGGCGTGCACCGGTTCACGTACGCGCTGCTGCCCGGCGCCACGACGGGCGACGCGGTCGCGGAAGGTCTCGCGCTGAACCTGCCGCTGCGGATCGCCGCCGCGCCCGTCCTGCCCTCCCTGGTGAGCGTCGACAACCCGGCGGTGACCGTGGAGTCGGTGCAGCTCGCGGACGACGGGAGCGGCGATGTCGTGGTGCGTCTCTACGAGTCCCGGGGCGGGCGTGCGGCGGCCGCGCTCACCACGTCGTTCGCGGTGAGCGCGGCCGAGGTGACCGACCTCCTGGAGCGTCCGCTCGAACCGGCCCACACCGACGACGCGGGGCTCGTGCTCGCGCTGCGCCCGTTCCAGATCCTGACGCTGCGTCTGCGGCCCGCCTGA